From Cannabis sativa cultivar Pink pepper isolate KNU-18-1 chromosome 8, ASM2916894v1, whole genome shotgun sequence, a single genomic window includes:
- the LOC115700836 gene encoding probable membrane metalloprotease ARASP2, chloroplastic — protein MVVNLSCSIPSSSSSSSLIRLTNSKSPITDFSFKSRTHLSKPFSSSSNLDFHFKKQLFYEKSRNPHGKRVKFKTCAISGFDFGNFESAQSVLEAAAVLTAIIVVHESGHFLAASLQGIHVSKFAVGFGPILAKFNSKNVEYSLRAFPLGGFVGFPDNDPDSDIPPDDKNLLKNRPVLDRAIVISAGVVANVIFAYVIIFVQVLSVGLPVQEAFPGVLVPEVRPLSAASRDGLLPGDVILQVNGSELPKAGPNAVLEIVDVIKKNPKRNLLFKIVRGKQDFEIGVTPDENLDGTGKIGVQLSPNTKFSKVIPKNIWEAFNFSGKEFWGLSYNVLDSLKQTFLNFSQTAGKVSGPVAIIAVGAEVARSNTDGLYQFAAVLNLNLAVINLLPLPALDGGSLALVLIEAARGGRKLPMEIEQRIMSSGIMAVILLGLFLIVRDTLNLDFIKDIML, from the coding sequence ATGGTAGTAAATCTCTCATGTTCTAttccttcctcttcttcttcttcttctttaatcaGATTAACAAATTCCAAGTCACCCATCACAGATTTCTCTTTTAAGTCTAGAACCCACTTGTCAAAACCTTTTTCTTCTTCGTCCAACTTAGATTTTCATTTCAAGAAGCAACTTTTCTATGAAAAGAGTAGAAACCCACATGGGAAAAGGGTTAAATTCAAGACTTGTGCCATCTCCGGCTTTGATTTTGGCAACTTTGAGAGTGCTCAGTCTGTTTTGGAGGCTGCTGCAGTGTTAACCGCCATTATCGTCGTTCACGAGAGTGGTCACTTCCTCGCTGCTTCTCTTCAGGGCATCCATGTAAGTAAATTTGCAGTTGGGTTTGGTCCAATTTTAGCTAAATTCAATTCAAAGAATGTGGAATACTCTCTCAGAGCGTTTCCTTTAGGTGGGTTTGTGGGGTTCCCTGATAATGATCCAGATAGTGATATTCCACCCGATGACAAAAATTTGCTTAAGAACAGACCCGTATTAGATAGAGCTATTGTGATTTCAGCTGGTGTAGTAGCCAATGTGATATTTGCATATGTGATTATCTTTGTTCAAGTATTGTCAGTTGGTTTACCTGTGCAAGAAGCCTTTCCTGGGGTACTTGTGCCGGAGGTCCGACCCTTATCGGCGGCTTCCCGGGACGGTTTGCTTCCTGGTGATGTGATCCTGCAAGTTAATGGAAGCGAGTTGCCCAAAGCAGGTCCCAATGCTGTTTTAGAGATAGTCGATGTAATTAAGAAAAATCCCAAAAGAAATTTGTTATTTAAGATTGTAAGGGGAAAACAAGACTTTGAAATTGGGGTCACCCCAGATGAGAATCTTGATGGAACTGGTAAAATTGGAGTTCAATTGTCACCGAATACCAAGTTTTCCAAGGTCATACCAAAGAACATATGGGAGGCTTTTAATTTTTCTGGGAAAGAGTTTTGGGGACTCTCTTACAATGTTTTGGATAGTTTGAAACAAACATTCTTAAACTTCTCACAAACAGCTGGCAAGGTTTCAGGGCCAGTTGCCATTATTGCTGTTGGTGCCGAAGTTGCAAGGTCAAATACTGATGGCCTTTACCAATTTGCAGCTGTGCTTAATCTTAATCTTGCAGTAATAAACCTACTTCCATTACCAGCTTTGGATGGAGGTTCCTTAGCCTTGGTTCTTATAGAGGCAGCTAGGGGTGGACGAAAGCTTCCTATGGAAATCGAGCAGCGTATTATGTCATCGGGGATAATGGCTGTTATACTTCTAGGACTATTCCTCATCGTCAGGGACACACTTAACTTGGATTTCATCAAAGACATCATGTTGTGA